The following are from one region of the Ischnura elegans chromosome X, ioIscEleg1.1, whole genome shotgun sequence genome:
- the LOC124171292 gene encoding uncharacterized protein LOC124171292 — protein MKEEIIIAVQSRPALWDKRNKHHHNRHVLDKEWKAVAAALNCTDKDVKLIWKNLRDEFRKQYSKTPRSGDAAPDSTSSWKFFDSMLFLRDQFVPRKSTGNLTDLSNDTNFDEGQLNDDFVEEQVDSLSVMDNEEGDRELTQIDIPSTPNQSGSNNSSPTPTLTSKRTTEEYTRTGYKKRLTNQAKIGQELVNIEKEKLKLKLNKVDEVNKNDEDVGFFNSLLPHVKTLDPRKKMMFRMKVQELLFDMAYSPEQEPSYKNRPSNPAMSHRYEYYPHTETSSFAHTSSHTPTPLTSPDIEEQRNVQKFTNM, from the exons ATGAAGGAGGAAATAATTATCGCAGTGCAAAGTCGTCCAGCTCTGTGGGACAAAAGAAACAAACACCACCACAACCGTCACGTGTTGGACAAAGAATGGAAGGCTGTAGCAGCCGCATTGAACTGTACAG ataAAGATGTGAAGCTAATCTGGAAAAATCTGCGAGATGAATTCCGGAAGCAATATAGCAAAACTCCTAGATCTGGAGATGCAGCTCCAGACTCAACATCATCGTGGAAATTTTTTGATTCTATGCTTTTCCTCCGGGACCAATTCGTTCCGAGGAAGTCAACAGGGAACCTGACTGATTTGTCCAACGACACTAACTTTGATGAAGGGCAACTGAACGACGATTTCGTTGAGGAGCAGGTGGATAGCCTTTCCGTGATGGATAACGAAGAAGGGGATCGTGAACTTACACAAATTGACATTCCGAGCACACCTAATCAAAGTGGAAGCAACAATTCGTCGCCTACACCTACACTTACATCAAAGAGAACCACGGAGGAGTACACCAGAACAGGGTACAAAAAACGATTAACAAATCAGGCAAAAATTGGCCAGGAATTAGTAAACATCgagaaagaaaaactaaaattaaaattgaacaaAGTGGATGAAGTTAACAAGAATGACGAAGATGTGGGTTTTTTTAACTCTCTACTACCACATGTAAAAACGTtggacccaagaaaaaaaatgatgttcAGGATGAAAGTTCAAGAATTATTATTCGACATGGCTTATTCACCGGAACAGGAACCATCGTACAAGAACCGTCCCTCAAACCCTGCCATGAGTCACCGGTATGAGTACTACCCTCACACTGAAACCAGTTCATTTGCCCACACTTCCTCTCATACACCGACTCCGCTAACATCACCAGATATTGAGGAACAACGCAATGTCCAGAAATTTACTAACATGTaa